From one Aquicella siphonis genomic stretch:
- a CDS encoding cytochrome-c peroxidase yields MRNKFITGSCILISLIHLAHAQEPLQPLPEKVPLNADKVSLGARLFHDQRLSGNNTIACSSCHNLSTGGTDHTAVSSGINGKQGEIRAPTVYNSAYNFRQFWNGRAATLQEQAQGPVTNPVEMGANWPDVIKKLKMDPGYVNAFKKIYHQNIDMNNIVDAIAEFERSLSTPSRFDDYLRGKTTAITPQEKHGYDLFKSYGCVACHNGVNIGGGMYQKMGVAKDYFKDRGLPVKPADLGVYQVSKLEKDKHVFKVPSLRNIALTAPYYHDGAAQTLDDAVFKMGKYQLGIEISEKDRQDIIAFLNSLTGKTLDTNKTASLSTQP; encoded by the coding sequence ATGCGCAATAAATTCATCACTGGATCATGTATATTGATTAGTCTGATCCATCTCGCCCATGCACAAGAACCCTTGCAGCCTCTTCCGGAGAAAGTTCCTCTTAATGCTGATAAAGTGTCATTGGGCGCACGTCTTTTTCACGATCAGCGCTTGTCTGGCAATAATACTATTGCCTGCAGCTCATGCCATAATCTCTCTACAGGAGGAACCGACCATACTGCAGTATCCAGCGGCATAAACGGTAAGCAGGGTGAAATCCGCGCTCCCACAGTCTATAACAGCGCTTATAATTTCAGACAATTCTGGAATGGCCGGGCCGCCACTCTGCAGGAACAAGCTCAAGGCCCGGTCACCAATCCTGTTGAAATGGGAGCTAACTGGCCGGATGTCATCAAAAAGCTGAAAATGGATCCTGGCTACGTTAACGCCTTTAAAAAGATTTATCATCAGAATATCGACATGAACAATATTGTCGATGCTATTGCAGAATTTGAGCGCTCGCTTTCAACACCCTCGCGCTTTGATGATTATTTGCGCGGCAAAACAACCGCCATCACACCACAGGAAAAGCATGGATATGATTTATTCAAGTCTTATGGCTGTGTCGCATGCCACAACGGTGTCAATATTGGCGGCGGCATGTATCAGAAGATGGGTGTGGCAAAGGATTATTTCAAGGACAGAGGATTGCCAGTCAAACCTGCTGATTTAGGCGTTTATCAAGTCAGCAAACTGGAAAAAGACAAACATGTCTTCAAGGTACCGAGCTTACGCAATATCGCCCTCACCGCCCCTTATTATCACGATGGGGCAGCGCAAACATTGGATGATGCCGTATTCAAGATGGGCAAATACCAGCTGGGAATTGAAATATCTGAGAAAGACCGTCAGGATATTATCGCGTTTTTAAATTCACTCACAGGCAAGACACTAGACACAAACAAGACAGCAAGCCTATCTACCCAACCCTGA
- a CDS encoding M15 family metallopeptidase, which yields MQVVDFPLISDPKVWAMRVQECHECLVDLKDLGFNISLARASYYDGYTKVRQTVADKLVQAQALLPQGMVFLFSEGHRPVSLQREMYQEYYSVLAAANPEWDEEILKQETVKFVAPPQDVPPHSTGGAIDITLLDAEGREVDMGGILDETPDKNEYRNFTAATNISSQAKANRQILINVLSQAGFVNYPAEWWHWSYGDKYWAYHARRPYAIYGSV from the coding sequence ATGCAAGTAGTGGATTTTCCATTGATTTCAGACCCGAAGGTGTGGGCCATGCGTGTTCAGGAGTGTCATGAATGCCTGGTCGATTTGAAAGATCTGGGGTTTAACATCAGTCTGGCGAGAGCGAGCTATTATGATGGGTATACAAAAGTACGCCAGACTGTGGCAGATAAACTGGTGCAGGCACAAGCCCTTTTGCCGCAAGGCATGGTGTTTCTGTTTTCCGAAGGACATCGGCCTGTCAGTTTACAACGGGAAATGTATCAGGAATATTATTCTGTTCTGGCCGCGGCCAATCCGGAATGGGATGAAGAGATTCTCAAACAGGAGACGGTCAAATTTGTGGCTCCACCCCAGGATGTTCCTCCTCACTCAACCGGCGGAGCGATCGATATCACCTTACTGGATGCCGAAGGCAGGGAAGTGGATATGGGCGGGATACTGGATGAGACACCTGATAAAAACGAATACCGTAATTTCACGGCGGCAACCAATATTTCCAGTCAGGCAAAAGCCAACAGACAGATACTGATAAATGTTTTGTCTCAAGCCGGCTTCGTGAATTATCCCGCAGAATGGTGGCACTGGTCTTATGGGGAT
- a CDS encoding outer membrane protein, translated as MKHPRLSAIFVAVSAASLLMVSTTGFAAHKSSHKATKMVAEQENFKGEANFKAEVPPPCPPVMMLHDGFYVGVGVGYDSYRIHQSSNVDFVDVASNSVLDSSSLALNHSATGWMGGLFAGYGRYFDWFYLGAELNANTSNADTTWTSSTTVGDPDSSYYAKMKARTSYGVALLPGIKVNDSSLFYARLGYLRSNFKVTETYTNVFDANTATTRSSSDWRNGFNYGVGIETYVAENVSVRGEFTHTSFNSTSVSQSITSADNTTRLASNSKFKPSNNEYMLSLLYHFA; from the coding sequence ATGAAACACCCACGTTTATCCGCGATTTTCGTCGCAGTGTCCGCAGCTTCATTACTCATGGTTTCCACCACGGGTTTTGCAGCTCACAAATCTTCTCACAAAGCAACTAAGATGGTTGCCGAGCAAGAAAATTTCAAAGGCGAAGCGAATTTCAAAGCGGAAGTTCCACCACCATGCCCGCCAGTCATGATGTTGCATGACGGCTTCTACGTCGGTGTTGGAGTTGGTTATGATTCTTACAGAATTCATCAGTCCAGCAATGTTGACTTCGTTGATGTTGCATCAAACTCAGTGCTTGATTCATCTTCCTTGGCGCTGAACCACTCTGCCACAGGCTGGATGGGCGGATTGTTCGCTGGTTACGGCCGTTACTTTGACTGGTTCTACCTGGGTGCTGAACTCAATGCCAACACCAGCAATGCTGACACCACCTGGACATCCAGCACCACCGTTGGCGATCCAGACTCCAGCTATTATGCCAAGATGAAAGCCAGAACTTCTTATGGCGTTGCGCTGTTGCCAGGTATCAAGGTTAACGACTCGTCCTTGTTTTATGCTCGCTTAGGTTACCTGAGAAGCAACTTCAAGGTTACCGAAACCTACACCAATGTGTTTGATGCCAACACTGCCACCACACGGTCTTCCAGTGACTGGAGAAACGGCTTCAACTACGGCGTAGGCATTGAAACCTATGTTGCTGAAAACGTCAGCGTCAGAGGCGAATTCACGCATACCTCTTTCAATTCAACCTCTGTTAGCCAGTCGATCACTTCAGCTGATAACACCACCCGGTTGGCCAGCAACAGCAAATTCAAGCCATCCAACAATGAATATATGCTGAGCTTGTTGTACCACTTTGCATAA
- a CDS encoding hydrolase: MSGSQFKPAWWLPNSHMQTIWPAICRADIKNLSLERERLELPDGDFIDLDWCGRNQSGPIVLVLHGFEGSIESHYAKGMLLAVKQQGWRGLFMHFRGCSGEPNRLARGYHSGETGDVDFVVRSILDRERHAQIAAIGYSLGGNVLLKWLGETGNENPLKAASAISVPFELHKAADRITQGFSRFYEWYLVKCAKNRLLQKFKKISSPIDLAALSEIDGIRDLDGKYTVPVHGFASVDQYYSSSSSRQYLQSIKIPTLLVHSKDDPFMTEDVIPNESELSPHIMLEVTDAGGHVGFVSGSVPWRPQYWLEERVPEFLKLHL, from the coding sequence ATGAGCGGATCTCAATTTAAACCTGCATGGTGGCTTCCCAATTCTCATATGCAAACAATATGGCCTGCGATTTGCCGCGCCGATATTAAAAACCTGAGTCTGGAGCGTGAGCGTCTTGAATTGCCTGACGGTGATTTTATTGATCTGGATTGGTGCGGACGAAATCAATCCGGGCCGATTGTACTGGTTTTGCATGGTTTTGAAGGCTCTATCGAATCCCACTATGCAAAAGGCATGCTGCTTGCTGTCAAACAGCAAGGGTGGCGCGGCTTGTTCATGCATTTTCGTGGCTGCAGCGGCGAACCCAACCGGCTGGCGAGAGGATATCATTCCGGTGAAACAGGCGACGTTGATTTTGTGGTGCGTTCCATACTGGATAGAGAACGTCATGCTCAAATCGCAGCGATAGGATATTCACTGGGCGGCAACGTCTTGTTAAAGTGGTTGGGTGAAACAGGTAATGAAAATCCATTGAAAGCAGCATCTGCTATTTCTGTGCCTTTTGAGTTGCACAAGGCGGCCGACCGGATCACGCAGGGGTTTTCCCGGTTTTACGAATGGTATCTGGTTAAATGTGCGAAAAACCGATTATTGCAAAAATTTAAAAAAATCTCATCGCCTATTGATCTTGCCGCGCTTTCGGAAATCGACGGTATTCGTGATCTGGATGGAAAATATACGGTTCCTGTGCATGGGTTTGCCAGTGTCGATCAGTATTACTCATCTTCCAGCAGCAGGCAGTATCTGCAATCGATAAAGATTCCTACACTTTTAGTGCATTCCAAGGATGATCCATTCATGACAGAAGATGTTATTCCGAATGAGAGTGAATTATCACCGCACATTATGCTGGAAGTGACTGATGCGGGCGGTCATGTGGGATTTGTCTCTGGCAGCGTGCCATGGCGTCCCCAGTACTGGCTGGAAGAAAGAGTGCCCGAATTTTTGAAATTGCACTTATAA
- a CDS encoding carboxypeptidase M32 — MAIKKYQQLKKYYARISHLQYAQRILMWDEAVMMPEGAQEARASAVATLNLTIHRMLTAKRMKSLIDQARHDDTLETWDAMNLKLIEKKYIRSVSLPSWLAEESAKAAILCEQAWRKLRPENNWKDFLPFFEKVFNLVREAAEREGQALGMTAYDALLDLYAPGFSQKNIDIIFSQLKQALHPLVTQIIGRQSDDAAVAPVGPFPVESQRNLGLAVMNALCFDFTRGRLDISHHPFCSGGPSDVRMTTRYTEHEFLSSLFGICHETGHALYEQGLPGVWVDQPVGQIDSMVMHESQSLLIEMEVCRSMPFIKYLQPLLVQRFGDQPAFTFENLFRLVTRVTPGYIRVDADEVTYPMHVMLRYELEKALFSGELSIQDLPAAWNDLMVRYLGLSTAGNVKNGVMQDVHWPGGAFGYFPAYTLGRMMAAQLFTVFSERHPHSSGEVQSGKFNHLHNWLSENIYQAASSLPVQELLTRITGKPLEAGYFLDHIRARYLGG, encoded by the coding sequence ATGGCTATAAAAAAATACCAGCAATTAAAGAAGTATTATGCGCGTATTTCACACTTGCAATATGCTCAGCGTATCCTGATGTGGGATGAAGCAGTCATGATGCCGGAAGGTGCCCAGGAAGCGCGCGCCAGTGCTGTTGCGACACTTAATCTCACCATTCATCGCATGCTGACCGCCAAGCGCATGAAATCCTTGATAGACCAAGCCCGGCATGATGATACCCTGGAAACCTGGGATGCGATGAATCTGAAATTGATAGAGAAAAAATACATCCGCAGTGTCAGCCTGCCTTCATGGCTGGCAGAAGAGTCTGCCAAGGCCGCAATCCTGTGCGAGCAGGCATGGCGCAAATTACGCCCGGAAAATAACTGGAAGGATTTTCTGCCTTTCTTCGAGAAAGTATTCAATTTGGTCAGGGAGGCAGCTGAAAGAGAAGGTCAGGCATTGGGTATGACGGCTTATGATGCCTTGCTGGATTTGTATGCGCCCGGGTTCAGCCAGAAAAATATTGACATCATATTTTCCCAGCTTAAGCAGGCGCTGCATCCTCTGGTTACGCAGATCATCGGCAGGCAGAGTGATGATGCGGCGGTTGCGCCTGTCGGGCCTTTTCCGGTTGAGAGTCAGAGAAACCTTGGCCTTGCGGTGATGAATGCCTTGTGTTTTGATTTTACCCGTGGACGCCTGGATATCAGTCATCATCCATTCTGCTCGGGCGGGCCTTCGGATGTGCGTATGACGACTCGTTATACCGAGCACGAGTTTCTCTCGTCGCTCTTCGGAATCTGCCATGAAACAGGCCATGCATTATATGAGCAGGGCTTGCCTGGTGTCTGGGTTGACCAGCCTGTGGGGCAAATTGATAGCATGGTCATGCATGAAAGCCAGTCACTGCTGATTGAAATGGAAGTCTGCCGTTCCATGCCATTCATAAAATATCTGCAGCCCTTGCTGGTGCAGCGGTTTGGAGACCAGCCTGCTTTCACATTCGAAAATCTGTTCCGGCTGGTGACGCGGGTCACGCCAGGATATATCCGCGTTGACGCGGATGAAGTCACTTATCCCATGCATGTGATGCTTCGGTATGAACTTGAAAAAGCGCTATTCAGCGGGGAATTATCCATACAGGATTTGCCGGCAGCCTGGAATGATTTGATGGTACGGTATCTGGGATTGTCCACGGCAGGTAATGTTAAAAATGGTGTTATGCAGGATGTGCATTGGCCAGGAGGAGCGTTTGGCTATTTTCCGGCTTATACACTGGGAAGGATGATGGCTGCCCAGTTATTTACAGTGTTTAGTGAGCGTCATCCGCATTCCAGCGGCGAAGTGCAGTCCGGAAAGTTTAACCATCTCCATAACTGGCTGAGTGAGAATATCTACCAAGCTGCCTCTTCTCTGCCTGTGCAGGAACTACTTACTCGTATTACGGGCAAGCCTCTGGAAGCTGGATATTTTCTCGATCATATCCGTGCAAGATATCTGGGCGGTTAG
- a CDS encoding TSUP family transporter, with protein MTLFLLFITGMFAGTVDAIAGGGGLISLPMLLSIGMPPHIAFGTNKLQGTIGTFMAVLKYYRHGYISLKKVYKGVLWGVAGSILGAVASQLMSSEFLHKIIPLLLCAIFVYTVCSPKLGHQDREARLGESIFYLLFGFALAFYDGFFGPGTGSFWVFALTFFLGYNLIKATAYTKVFNLNSSFIATLCFAAGGNIDYRFAIAMALGQIIGGRLGAHLAITKGARLIRPVFLGVVSLTIASLVYKNYANAQMITALSRHANLALPVLAVAVLLASMLIGYFRLIKREKSQTPG; from the coding sequence ATGACTTTATTTTTATTATTCATTACCGGCATGTTCGCCGGTACAGTTGACGCGATTGCCGGAGGCGGCGGTCTCATTAGTCTCCCTATGCTTTTGAGCATAGGCATGCCTCCGCATATTGCTTTTGGCACAAACAAGTTACAGGGAACGATTGGAACATTCATGGCGGTACTTAAGTACTATCGTCATGGCTATATTTCCCTGAAAAAAGTATATAAAGGTGTGTTGTGGGGGGTGGCCGGCAGTATTTTGGGCGCTGTCGCGTCACAACTGATGAGTAGTGAATTTCTGCATAAAATCATTCCCCTATTGTTATGCGCTATTTTCGTTTATACAGTCTGTTCGCCCAAGCTGGGGCACCAGGACAGGGAGGCCAGGCTGGGCGAATCCATTTTTTATTTATTATTCGGCTTTGCTCTCGCATTTTATGACGGGTTCTTCGGCCCGGGCACAGGTTCATTCTGGGTGTTTGCCCTGACATTTTTCCTGGGATATAACTTAATTAAAGCAACGGCTTATACCAAGGTGTTCAATTTGAACAGCAGTTTTATTGCAACACTCTGCTTCGCGGCGGGAGGCAATATTGATTACCGTTTCGCGATCGCCATGGCTTTGGGTCAAATCATTGGGGGACGCCTTGGCGCGCATCTCGCTATCACTAAAGGCGCGCGCCTGATTCGCCCGGTATTTCTCGGGGTTGTCTCGCTGACTATTGCTTCACTGGTCTATAAAAATTATGCGAACGCACAGATGATTACGGCACTGAGCAGGCATGCTAACCTGGCGCTGCCAGTCCTGGCTGTCGCGGTCTTGCTTGCCAGTATGCTGATTGGGTATTTCCGCCTGATAAAAAGGGAAAAGAGTCAGACACCAGGCTGA